One Pseudobacteroides sp. genomic window, TTTCCGCTTTTATGTTTTCAATATCTCCACTGTTTTGATAGTCCACGAAAACTTTAGGGTAAAGCGTTTCTTTCAACTTGTCTTTCCATGAAACTTCCGCCCCTTTAAAAGCAACAAGGGGAAAAGCCATGCTGTTTCTTCTTTGCACCTCAGTTGCAGCAACCGCTACAACATTAAATTTATCCATAGATCTCCCGGTGGAACCCACATTTGATGCATCAAACTTCCAAGAGAGCTCACCTTTACCTTCCTTTAGCGGCAATATACCTACACAGACCGGGTTGAACTGCTCCTTATTGCATGCAATAAGGTATAATTTAAACACTGTCTTTTCTTGTTTATCGTTTAAATTCTCAATATGAGCAAAAAGCTTCCCCTTACCATCTGTTACTTCAATCTTCACATAACCGGTCGGATCCTTCGCCAACCCAAATCCTTCATCATCCCGCTTAAGGATTAAAAACATTCTTCCAAACTTGTACTCTTTATTCATGCTATGCCTCTCAATATTCTCCTATTATTCTAATAATATATATATGAAAGGTACATGAAAAATAAAACGATATACTTAAAAATCCTACACCAAATTAATTTTTACTCAGCAAATCTATTGGATATTTGTGCAAACTGATTGATTGTTAATGTTTCACCACGGGCATTTTCATCAACACCAAGATCCATCAGTATTTGCCGGATTTCCTCCTTGCTGCAGGCGAATTTGTTGGAGTTTGCCAATGCATTCAAAAGGGTTTTTCTTCTTTGTCCGAAGGATGCCTTAACAGTTTTAAAGAAAACATCCTTGTCCAGCAGTTTGACAGCGGGCTCCTTAAGCACCTTCATTCTTATCACAGTAGAATCCACATCAGGTTTTGGGATAAAGCAGTGAGGTGATACATCAAAAAGCCTTTCAGGCTTTGAATAATACTGAACCGCTACCGAAAGGGCACCGTAATCCTTGCCTCCGGGAGATGCGACAATCCTCTCTGCAACCTCCTTTTGTATCATAAAGACCATGGTATCTATACCTGGATTCTCTTCTAAAAACTTCATTATTATCGGAGTTGTTATGTAATAAGGTAAGTTGGCAACTATCTTTACACATTCCGTTTCCGGTGCTTTCTCTTTTTCCTCTTTAATAGCCTCTTCCAGTGAGGTTTTTAAAATATCTTTATTAATGAGTGTTGAATTTGGATAGTCCTTAAACACCTCTTCCAAAGCCGGAATAAGATGCCGGTCTATCTCAACCGCTATAAGCCTGCCTGCTTTTGCTGCTAGCTTCCTCGTCATGTTGCCTATTCCCGGCCCCACTTCAATAACAATATCCTTTTCGTTTATATCCCCCGAATTTACAAT contains:
- the rsmA gene encoding 16S rRNA (adenine(1518)-N(6)/adenine(1519)-N(6))-dimethyltransferase RsmA encodes the protein MRQITKELINKYDIRLTKSLGQNFLVDDNIIDKIVNSGDINEKDIVIEVGPGIGNMTRKLAAKAGRLIAVEIDRHLIPALEEVFKDYPNSTLINKDILKTSLEEAIKEEKEKAPETECVKIVANLPYYITTPIIMKFLEENPGIDTMVFMIQKEVAERIVASPGGKDYGALSVAVQYYSKPERLFDVSPHCFIPKPDVDSTVIRMKVLKEPAVKLLDKDVFFKTVKASFGQRRKTLLNALANSNKFACSKEEIRQILMDLGVDENARGETLTINQFAQISNRFAE